One Pseudodesulfovibrio senegalensis DNA segment encodes these proteins:
- the potA gene encoding spermidine/putrescine ABC transporter ATP-binding protein PotA, translating to MTGNDPIIRLENLGMRFDNATVLENIHLDIRNGEFITLLGPSGCGKTTLLRLIAGFETPTSGTVSIDGRAVNEVPPNKRRVNTVFQSYALFPHMSVYDNLAFGPRMAGMSSSETDSRVREALDMVDLSAMAERMPSRLSGGQQQRVAIARAVINRPKALLLDEPLSALDAKLRKRMQVQLKHMCRQLGMTFVFVTHDQQEAFAMSDRVVVLDNGRIEQVGTPEEIYEEPVNLKVARFVGETCILDGLAGQWDDGTLYAEVEGRPCLLRTKRKFDSGQAIRVVLRPEDMVVFPEHEAAPESQPNLPGTVNETIYKGSTWDMAVALDCGKEILVTEFFNEDEDRICHKPGDRVVVSWFAGWEVVLPHEHA from the coding sequence ATGACTGGAAACGATCCGATCATCCGGTTGGAAAACCTCGGCATGAGGTTCGACAATGCCACAGTGCTCGAGAACATACATCTCGACATCCGTAACGGTGAATTCATAACGCTTCTCGGCCCGAGCGGCTGCGGCAAGACAACCCTGCTGCGTCTCATCGCCGGGTTCGAAACGCCCACGTCCGGAACCGTCAGCATCGACGGCAGGGCCGTGAACGAAGTGCCGCCCAACAAGCGCCGCGTGAACACGGTCTTCCAAAGCTACGCGCTGTTTCCGCACATGTCGGTATACGACAACCTCGCCTTTGGACCGCGCATGGCGGGAATGTCGTCCTCCGAAACGGACAGCCGCGTTCGTGAGGCACTGGACATGGTGGACCTTTCCGCCATGGCCGAGCGCATGCCGTCGCGCCTTTCCGGCGGCCAGCAGCAGCGCGTGGCCATTGCCCGTGCCGTGATCAACCGGCCCAAGGCCCTGCTGCTGGACGAACCGCTCTCCGCACTGGACGCCAAGCTCAGAAAACGCATGCAGGTCCAGCTCAAGCACATGTGCCGCCAGCTGGGCATGACCTTTGTCTTTGTCACCCACGATCAGCAGGAGGCGTTTGCCATGTCCGACCGCGTGGTCGTGCTGGACAACGGACGCATCGAGCAGGTGGGCACGCCCGAGGAAATATACGAGGAACCCGTCAACCTGAAGGTGGCCCGGTTCGTGGGCGAAACCTGCATACTGGACGGCCTCGCCGGGCAATGGGACGACGGCACGCTGTACGCCGAGGTGGAAGGCCGCCCCTGCCTGCTGCGCACAAAACGAAAATTCGATTCCGGGCAGGCCATCCGCGTGGTGCTGCGGCCCGAGGACATGGTCGTGTTCCCCGAACACGAGGCCGCCCCCGAAAGCCAGCCCAACCTGCCCGGCACGGTGAACGAAACCATATACAAGGGCAGCACGTGGGACATGGCCGTGGCCCTGGACTGCGGCAAGGAAATTCTGGTCACGGAATTCTTCAATGAAGACGAAGACCGCATCTGCCACAAGCCGGGCGACCGGGTCGTGGTCAGCTGGTTCGCCGGCTGGGAGGTGGTGTTGCCCCATGAACACGCATGA
- the potC gene encoding spermidine/putrescine ABC transporter permease PotC, giving the protein MIRARDVLRLLPVYIFLYAPMAALVAFSFNDSKFSTAWKGFTWKWYARLASNTQLMDAALNSLTIAVLAASIATILGVLLAVVLFRYRFRGRKFMQSWLFVIMMSPDIVLGISLLLLFVLAGIRPGFLPLLAGHVTFCIPFVVATVHSRLKGFDPHVIEAAEDLGASEYQTFRNVILPMTMPAVVAGWLLSFTLSMDDVIISFFLTGPDYEILPLQIYSMVKMGVKPDVNALSAIMIGVTVCLVFASQLLMRKPK; this is encoded by the coding sequence ATGATCCGCGCACGCGACGTCCTTCGGCTCCTGCCGGTATACATATTTCTCTACGCGCCCATGGCCGCGCTGGTGGCCTTCAGCTTCAACGATTCGAAGTTCTCCACCGCGTGGAAAGGATTCACCTGGAAATGGTACGCACGGCTCGCCTCCAACACCCAGCTCATGGACGCGGCCCTGAACTCCCTGACCATCGCGGTTCTGGCCGCGAGCATCGCCACGATCCTCGGGGTGCTGCTGGCCGTGGTCCTGTTCCGCTACCGTTTCCGGGGGCGAAAATTCATGCAATCCTGGCTGTTCGTGATCATGATGAGCCCGGACATCGTGCTGGGCATTTCCCTGCTGCTCCTTTTCGTGCTCGCGGGAATCCGGCCGGGCTTCCTGCCTCTGCTGGCGGGGCACGTCACGTTCTGCATCCCCTTTGTGGTGGCCACGGTCCATTCAAGGCTCAAGGGATTCGACCCGCACGTGATCGAGGCGGCCGAAGACCTCGGAGCCAGCGAGTACCAGACCTTCCGCAACGTGATTCTGCCCATGACCATGCCCGCGGTGGTGGCGGGCTGGCTGCTCTCGTTCACCTTGTCCATGGACGACGTGATCATCAGCTTTTTCCTGACCGGGCCGGACTATGAAATCCTGCCCTTGCAGATATATTCCATGGTAAAGATGGGCGTGAAGCCGGATGTCAACGCGCTGAGCGCCATCATGATCGGCGTCACGGTCTGTCTTGTTTTTGCATCCCAACTCCTTATGAGGAAACCGAAATGA
- a CDS encoding ABC transporter permease, whose amino-acid sequence MNTHDRFRFLSIGGGMVWLAVFGLLPGLLMLGTSFLARHEAELIEVRFSLEGYRTIIDPIFLKILGNSLYLAVGTTLICLLAAYPFAYALARMGNRCKRVLLMLVMIPFWTNSLVRTYALVFMLKTKGVISALLVWLGVTPRPVSFMYTEAAVFIGLTYTLLPFMILPLYTAIEKMDGKLVEAARDLGAGSWRTFFHVTLPLTMPGIVAGCMMVFLPALGMFFVPDMLGGGKHLLVGNFIKNQFLVARDWPAGAAAGVVLTLLMLALMYMQGISRGRAGKKRGARP is encoded by the coding sequence ATGAACACGCATGACCGTTTCCGTTTCCTGTCCATAGGCGGAGGCATGGTCTGGCTGGCGGTCTTCGGCCTGCTGCCGGGCCTGCTCATGCTGGGAACCAGCTTTCTGGCGCGCCACGAGGCCGAGCTGATCGAGGTTCGCTTCTCGCTGGAAGGTTACCGGACAATTATCGATCCCATTTTTTTGAAAATACTGGGCAACTCCCTGTATCTCGCCGTGGGCACGACCCTGATCTGCCTGCTGGCGGCATATCCCTTTGCCTACGCGCTGGCGCGCATGGGCAACCGCTGCAAGCGGGTGCTGCTCATGCTGGTCATGATCCCGTTCTGGACCAACTCGCTCGTGCGCACCTACGCGCTGGTGTTCATGCTCAAGACCAAGGGCGTGATTTCGGCCCTGCTTGTCTGGCTGGGCGTCACTCCCCGCCCGGTTTCCTTCATGTACACCGAGGCCGCGGTGTTCATAGGCCTCACCTACACGCTGCTGCCGTTCATGATCCTGCCCCTGTACACGGCCATTGAAAAAATGGACGGCAAACTCGTCGAGGCCGCGCGCGATCTCGGCGCGGGTTCGTGGCGCACCTTTTTCCACGTCACCCTGCCTCTGACCATGCCGGGAATCGTGGCCGGGTGCATGATGGTCTTTCTCCCGGCTCTGGGCATGTTCTTTGTTCCGGACATGCTCGGCGGCGGCAAGCACCTGCTGGTGGGCAACTTCATCAAGAACCAGTTTCTGGTGGCCCGGGACTGGCCCGCCGGAGCAGCGGCCGGGGTGGTGCTGACCCTGCTCATGCTCGCGCTCATGTACATGCAGGGCATAAGCCGGGGCAGGGCAGGCAAAAAACGGGGGGCCCGGCCATGA
- a CDS encoding extracellular solute-binding protein — translation MKKIVILAIALLLSLATAGLVRAESRTVYVYNWTEYIPEGVIERFTEETGIKVVYTTYESNEAMYAKLKVLDSTGFDVIFPSSYFVSKMGKEGMLMPIDKSKLNNFKNLDDRQLNHSFDPANRYSVPYTWGGTGILVNPEQVGPAPEKWADLWDSRFKGTLLLQDDLREVFGMALKKLGYSLNDTDPEHIREAYEDLVKLMPSVRTFNSDSPKVPFLNEEVYAGMIWNGEAHVAMEEMDSLRFVWPAEGAILWMDCLCIPAGAKNVDEAHAFIDFLLRPDVAATMVREWGYATPNKAAMALLDEATRNDPAIFPPLSVMEKSEFQNDIGEAVTVYEQYWNKLKANQ, via the coding sequence ATGAAAAAAATCGTCATTTTGGCAATCGCCCTGCTGCTGTCGCTGGCAACGGCGGGGCTGGTCCGGGCCGAGTCCCGCACCGTGTACGTGTACAACTGGACGGAATACATCCCCGAAGGCGTCATCGAACGCTTTACCGAGGAAACCGGCATCAAGGTGGTCTACACCACCTATGAGAGCAACGAGGCCATGTACGCCAAACTCAAGGTGCTGGACTCCACGGGCTTTGACGTGATCTTCCCGTCCAGCTATTTTGTGAGCAAGATGGGCAAGGAAGGCATGCTCATGCCCATTGACAAATCAAAGTTGAATAATTTCAAAAACCTGGACGACCGTCAATTAAACCACAGCTTTGACCCGGCCAACCGGTATTCCGTGCCCTACACATGGGGCGGCACCGGAATCCTGGTCAACCCGGAACAGGTCGGCCCCGCGCCCGAAAAATGGGCCGATCTCTGGGATTCGCGGTTCAAGGGGACCTTGCTGCTGCAGGACGACCTGCGCGAGGTCTTCGGCATGGCCCTCAAAAAACTGGGCTATTCCCTCAACGACACCGACCCGGAGCACATCCGCGAGGCGTATGAGGACCTCGTGAAGCTCATGCCTTCGGTGCGCACCTTCAATTCGGACAGTCCCAAGGTGCCGTTCCTGAACGAAGAGGTGTATGCGGGCATGATCTGGAACGGCGAAGCCCACGTGGCCATGGAAGAGATGGACTCCCTGCGTTTTGTGTGGCCCGCCGAAGGAGCCATTCTGTGGATGGACTGCCTGTGCATCCCTGCCGGAGCCAAAAACGTTGACGAAGCGCACGCCTTCATCGACTTTCTGCTGCGCCCGGACGTGGCCGCCACCATGGTCCGCGAATGGGGCTACGCCACCCCCAACAAGGCGGCCATGGCCCTGCTGGACGAGGCCACCCGCAACGACCCGGCCATATTCCCGCCGCTCTCGGTCATGGAGAAATCCGAATTCCAGAATG